A stretch of DNA from Synergistota bacterium:
TTAAGATGTATGGTGCTCGGGTAATTATCACCGCTATTAACGATAAATGGGCTCTGGAGTCTGCGAGGTCATTTACCGGGTTTGCTACTTCAGTTATAGCCTGTGGTTGTGAGGCAGGTATAGAGAGAATCTTATCGCCGGATGAGACTCCGGATGGTAGGCATGGCGTAAGCGTCCTTATATTTGCGATGTCGAGAAAAGCACTTGAGGACCAGCTTTTAAGGAGGATAGGTCAATGCGTTTTAACCTGTCCAACAACAGCTTGCTTTAATGGTCTTGAGGCTGATGAAACCCTTCCTATTGGAAAAAGCATAAGATATTTTGGCGATGGCTTTCAGATGAGCAAGTTTCTTAACGGTAAAAGGTACTGGCGTGTACCAGTGATGGAGGGAGAATTCTTAATCGAGGAGAGCTATGGAATAAAGAAAGCTATAGGCGGTGGGAATATACTGATTCTCGGTGATAGCGTTGAAAGCGTTCTCGAGGTGGCTGAGAGGGCGGTTAGCGCTTCACGGGAGGTAAAAGACGTGATTCTACCCTTCCCTGGGGGCGTTGTAAGAAGTGGAAGTAAGGTTGGTTCTAAGTATAAGTTTCTTAAGGCGTCCACTAATACCGCTTTCGTTCCTCAGCTTCGTGCACATACCTCTGCTGACCTTCCGAAAGGGGTGAAATCGGTCCTTGAGATAGTTTTCGATGGCTTGACACTGGAAGCAATTAAGGAAGCGATGAGAGTTGCCATTGAGTCAGCCTTGGAGGTTAAGGGCGTAATAGAGATAAGTGCTGGAAACTACGGAGGGAACTTGGGGCAGTATAAGATTTACTTAAGAGAGCTGTGGGAGGGATCTTAAATGCTGGTGCTTACGCTTAAGGAGAACCTATCGGTACCATTAGAGGCGGAAAGCATAAGCGTAGATATTTTTTTCGAGAAAAAATCGATAAGTGATATAGCTAAACTTCCGGTTTTTTACGGTAGGGATGGGTATGAGCTTGGAGACTTCTTTGATATAAAGGGTTCTATCGATGATGCTAAGATCTTGATAGAGGGAGATTTGGGTAAGGTAAAGAGAATAGGAAAAGGCATGTCTTTTGGTGAAATAGAGATAC
This window harbors:
- the fhcD gene encoding formylmethanofuran--tetrahydromethanopterin N-formyltransferase; the protein is MDKVRDTFAEAFKMYGARVIITAINDKWALESARSFTGFATSVIACGCEAGIERILSPDETPDGRHGVSVLIFAMSRKALEDQLLRRIGQCVLTCPTTACFNGLEADETLPIGKSIRYFGDGFQMSKFLNGKRYWRVPVMEGEFLIEESYGIKKAIGGGNILILGDSVESVLEVAERAVSASREVKDVILPFPGGVVRSGSKVGSKYKFLKASTNTAFVPQLRAHTSADLPKGVKSVLEIVFDGLTLEAIKEAMRVAIESALEVKGVIEISAGNYGGNLGQYKIYLRELWEGS